From Drosophila yakuba strain Tai18E2 chromosome 2L, Prin_Dyak_Tai18E2_2.1, whole genome shotgun sequence, one genomic window encodes:
- the LOC6526817 gene encoding transmembrane protein 94 isoform X3: MAAKRTESPEKRASPEHTQRGLTTKVALRRLHEEIEKRVQLEHERQYGAESSYRKLRAAFVKRYDSPLGWLSIGSSLLASGALLATGMLWPALCLLAILTLDLFVVVRENNLRRTEIFRKTRHALSEIKLAEQHFSDDWQPSNYPHLSNPMSPCVSLQWTYRDGKIVNLPWALLVRGDYIVLRPGHISPGPCHELETNKFFAANEIYGAAPHGDPPVKPVARPPLPDLVCCLESTPYLDNLTVCLKNSLKRPPTIYNQQRYLLVTKYIQQWGFISALVITLISGLLRLHGYGLPTDEKHNWRFVLVESSAAAIVPLLPLIFPLMWISMNLWGIARLQCFLKTPQAVLEKSTSKSFEEDLDTPSYNYQNMSMLRSSVLRIWMQLWRGDSELLPRSANLVQVLGSISALCCVDKKGILSWPNPTAEKVFFLHNTDEEAREDGAGSQSSSQSESDDVPDVDEDHKERGIVAEVLDLTHDQHCPFRLEFDDHEWKAHIKSLKPLGLAILLNTCSPLTHEHYAQFCGHVTAVAMLDKDLVPVTNRYAYALIESSKSFLHGRCLCELAKQIGFTDHATDRFALEGQLASYRHLQPDVVRRDIRFARQLQLSSKVKVPFPHSLSVVMRENPGGYLSLFTQGTADIILDCCDDFWDGIDLRPLSAQDRKRALDFYQRSALTSYCTAFAYRPLRHGIHGALSGPQRSGGDCLYLELPPESKLRMQHVDKNHCDFQGGHHVKLSHSISTDSLLFSESKDEECNDVEGCFEMQCHQVFIGMVTMQYQAQNDIVRLVEHLEQACIRFVHFSKENELRSRVFSEKMGLESGWNCHISLLSEPEPDSEKERTSAKPKEFPENIGDGPEISYLLGPPTNLESSKNLSSSAPGAISNPDECNPLHALDGEEPHSPDSVDSKESSQDSCTKNNPPGDSELEAEPETNKHKQRHSMDSAMDENCRSLSTLTESTDQSAPINFDMSNRAKLPRGIENIRPHLEQVDNVPLQVSLFTDCSAEATRQMLDIMQSYGEIVVCLGSSASNANADIFLQADCSIAVEPLYPQVCQDVDAYTEANIQNNKLLWQRHSGKSKGHDDEELLEGGLQGCAMQSPAHTISPLYLSRLLNSLPCSIAVCRDDPLSLVAIIELSRRFSLGLWNCIQYWACCAGSISILNVLCACLSQPPLITPLLGIYLMCVPVPLIAISLAHIDVDPKIMNRATSKKQTDYDSRAFAFVMWCYGCKFIVLVVSLLVSYWMLLPNTQLNPTPPATEEPVLEIDNDDDPEFYQFLYIARSSALLGIILHFVFISVTFVHRDHALWQRNPFTNRIWAFTCILLVLFHGIICCVQLLLEDIWVQLPNQWVALLILFGGSLLSMLVSELAKFQENKVNARYQRRARLDFGTKLGMNSPF, from the exons ATGGCAGCGAAGCGGACGGAAAGTCCGGAGAAGCGGGCGAGTCCGGAGCACACGCAGCGTGGCCTTACCACAAAGGTAGCGCTGCGGCGTCTGCATGAGGAGATTGAGAAACGGGTGCAGCTGGAGCACGAGCGGCAATACGGAGCAGAGAG CTCATATCGAAAATTGCGTGCGGCCTTTGTGAAGCGGTACGATAGCCCACTGGGTTGGCTTTCCATTGGGAGCAGTTTGCTGGCCAGTGGAGCCCTGCTCGCAACGGGAATGCTATGGCCCGCCTTGTGCCTGCTGGCCATCTTAACGCTTGACCTCTTCGTGGTGGTCCGGGAGAACAACCTGCGGCGCACAGAGATTTTTCGGAAGACGCGGCACGCGCTTTCGGAAATAAAACTAGCGGAGCAGCACTTCAGCGACGATTGGCAGCCATCCAACTATCCGCACCTAAGTAATCCCATGTCGCCCTGCGTTTCCCTGCAGTGGACCTACCGAGATGGAAAAATTGTCAACTTGCCCTGGGCTTTGTTGGTGCGCGGGGATTACATTGTCCTACGACCGGGTCATATTTCACCGGGACCCTGTCACGAGCTGGAGACAAATAAATTCTTTGCGGCCAATGAAATATATGGAGCTGCTCCTCACGGAGATCCACCGGTTAAACCTGTGGCACGTCCTCCGTTGCCCGATCTCGTTTGCTGTTTGGAAAGCACACCCTACCTGGACAACCTTACCGTCTGCCTCAAAAACTCTCTGAAGCGACCGCCCACTATCTACAATCAGCAGCGCTATCTG CTGGTCACCAAATACATACAGCAGTGGGGCTTCATTAGTGCCCTGGTTATCACGCTCATCTCGGGGCTTCTGCGCCTCCATGGCTACGGCCTGCCTACCGACGAGAAGCACAACTGGCGCTTTGTGCTCGTGGAATCCTCGGCGGCGGCCATAGTTCCGCTTTTGCCGCTTATCTTTCCGCTCATGTGGATATCTATGAATCTGTGGGGAATCGCGCGGTTGCAGTGCTTCCTAAAGACGCCTCAGGCTGTCTTGGAAAAGAGTACAAGCAAATCATTTGAAGAGGACTTGGACACTCCCTCGTACAACTATCAGAATATGTCGATGCTTCGTTCCAGTGTGCTTCGGATCTGGATGCAGCTGTGGCGCGGTGACAGCGAACTCTTGCCGCGCTCAGCAAATCTAGTACAGGTGCTGGGCTCCATTTCGGCACTATGCTGTGTGGACAAGAAAGGTATCCTGTCATGGCCCAATCCTACCGCCGAAAAGGTATTCTTCCTGCACAACACAGACGAGGAGGCTCGCGAAGATGGAGCCGGTAGTCAGTCTTCTTCGCAGAGCGAGAGCGACGACGTAccggatgtggatgaggacCACAAGGAGCGCGGCATAGTGGCTGAAGTACTGGATCTCACGCACGACCAACACTGCCCCTTTCGGCTGGAGTTTGACGATCACGAATGGAAGGCACACATCAAGTCCTTGAAGCCACTGG GTCTCGCCATTCTGCTAAATACCTGTTCTCCACTTACCCACGAGCACTACGCACAGTTCTGCGGTCATGTAACCGCGGTGGCTATGCTCGACAAAGATCTGGTACCCGTGACTAATCGGTATGCGTATGCACTCATTGAGTCCAGTAAAAGCTTTTTGCATGG ACGCTGCCTCTGCGAGCTGGCCAAGCAGATTGGATTCACCGACCATGCTACGGATCGGTTCGCGCTGGAGGGTCAATTGGCCAGCTATCGACATTTG CAACCTGATGTTGTGCGAAGGGACATTCGTTTTGCCAGGCAGCTACAGCTGTCCTCCAAGGTGAAGGTTCCATTCCCGCACTCATTGTCTGTGGTAATGCGTGAGAATCCAGGCGGCTATTTGTCACTATTCACACAGGGAACAGCAGACATTATCCTGGACTGCTGCGATGACTTTTGGGACGGCATTGATCTGCGGCCCCTGTCAGCCCAGGATCGCAAGCGTGCATTGGACTTTTACCAGCGCAGCGCGTTGACCTCCTATTGCACAGCCTTCGCCTATCGCCCTCTGAGGCACGGCATTCATGGAGCACTTAGCGGCCCTCAACGGAGTGGAGGTGACTGCTTATATCTGGAGCTACCGCCGGAGTCGAAGCTGCGCATGCAGCACGTGGACAAGAATCACTGCGACTTCCAGGGCGGACATCACGTCAAGTTGAGCCACAGCATTAGCACGGACTCATTGTTATTTTCGGAAAGCAAGGACGAGGAGTGTAACGATGTGGAGGGCTGTTTCGAGATGCAGTGCCATCAGGTGTTCATCGGCATGGTGACAATGCAATACCAAGCACAGAACGATATCGTACGGCTAGTTGAGCATCTCGAACAGGCCTGCATTCGCTTTGTCCACTTTAGCAAAGAAAACGAACTGCGCTCTCGTGTCTTCTCTGAGAAGATGGGTCTAGAGTCCGGATGGAACTGCCACATCTCGCTGCTGAGCGAACCAGAGCCGGACAGTGAGAAGGAGCGGACAAGTGCCAAGCCCAAGGAGTTCCCGGAAAATATTG GTGACGGCCCAGAAATTAGTTATCTCTTAGGACCGCCAACCAATCTGGAGTCGTCAAAGAACCTCAGCTCTTCAGCTCCTGGTGCCATTTCCAATCCGGATGAGTGCAATCCACTTCATGCCCTCGATGGTGAGGAACCCCATTCCCCTGATAGCGTGGACAGTAAGGAGAGCTCTCAGGATAGCTGCACAAAGAATAACCCACCAGGAGATTCTGAGTTGGAGGCGGAACCCGAAACAAATAAGCACAAGCAGCGCCATTCGATGGACTCCGCCATGGACGAAAACTGCCGTTCCTTAAGCACTCTCACTGAAAGCACAGATCAAAGTGCACCCATCAACTTCGATATGTCCAATAGGGCAAAACTGCCAAGAGGCATTGAAAACATTCGGCCGCATTTGGAACAGGTTGACAACGTCCCACTGCAAGTCTCTCTTTTTACGGACTGCTCAGCGGAAGCCACGCGTCAGATGCTGGACATCATGCAATCCTACGGCGAGATCGTTGTCTGCCTTGGAAGTTCGGCCAGTAATGCCAATGCCGACATTTTCTTGCAGGCCGATTGCAGTATAGCCGTGGAGCCATTGTATCCGCAAGTTTGTCAGGATGTGGACGCGTATACGGAAGCTAATATTCAAAACAACAAACTTTTGTGGCAGCGGCATTCTGGCAAGTCAAAGGGCCATGATGATGAGGAGCTTCTGGAGGGCGGCCTTCAGGGATGCGCCATGCAGTCGCCAGCTCACACCATATCTCCACTGTATTTAAGCCGACTGCTCAACTCTCTGCCCTGTTCAATTGCCGTTTGCCGCGACGACCCGCTTTCGCTGGTGGCCATAATTGAGCTGTCACGTCGCTTCTCCCTGGGCCTGTGGAACTGCATCCAGTACTGGGCATGCTGCGCAGGCTCTATCTCCATTCTGAATGTGCTGTGCGCGTGCCTCTCGCAGCCACCGCTTATAACCCCGCTGCTGGGCATTTATCTGATGTGTGTGCCGGTGCCGCTAATAGCCATTTCGCTAGCTCATATCGATGTGGACCCCAAAATCATGAATCGGGCgacaagcaaaaagcagaCGGACTATGATTCTCGCGCCTTTGCCTTTGTCATGTGGTGCTACGGCTGCAAGTTTATCGTTCTGGTTGTGTCTTTG cttgTTTCCTATTGGATGCTTTTGCCAAACACCCAATTGAATCCCACTCCACCAGCCACTGAGGAACCCGTATTGGAAATCGACAACGATGACGACCCGGAGTTTTATCAATTTCTATACATCGCCCGAAGCTCTGCCTTGCTGGGGATAATCCTACACTTTG ttttcatttcTGTCACCTTTGTGCATCGTGACCATGCGCTCTGGCAGCGCAATCCATTTACCAATCGTATTTGGGCTTTCACATGTATCTTGTTAGTCCTCTTCCACGGTATTATTTGTTGTGTGCAACTGCTTCTGGAGGATATCTGGGTTCAGCTACCCAACCAGTGGGTGGCCTTGTTGATCTTATTTGGTGGCAGCTTGCTAAGTATGCTTGTCAGCGAGCTGGCAAAGTTCCAGGAGAACAA GGTTAACGCGCGCTACCAGCGTCGAGCGCGTCTTGACTTTGGTACCAAGTTGGGCATGAATTCGCCCTTCTAA
- the LOC6526817 gene encoding transmembrane protein 94 isoform X1, whose protein sequence is MAAKRTESPEKRASPEHTQRGLTTKVALRRLHEEIEKRVQLEHERQYGAESSYRKLRAAFVKRYDSPLGWLSIGSSLLASGALLATGMLWPALCLLAILTLDLFVVVRENNLRRTEIFRKTRHALSEIKLAEQHFSDDWQPSNYPHLSNPMSPCVSLQWTYRDGKIVNLPWALLVRGDYIVLRPGHISPGPCHELETNKFFAANEIYGAAPHGDPPVKPVARPPLPDLVCCLESTPYLDNLTVCLKNSLKRPPTIYNQQRYLLVTKYIQQWGFISALVITLISGLLRLHGYGLPTDEKHNWRFVLVESSAAAIVPLLPLIFPLMWISMNLWGIARLQCFLKTPQAVLEKSTSKSFEEDLDTPSYNYQNMSMLRSSVLRIWMQLWRGDSELLPRSANLVQVLGSISALCCVDKKGILSWPNPTAEKVFFLHNTDEEAREDGAGSQSSSQSESDDVPDVDEDHKERGIVAEVLDLTHDQHCPFRLEFDDHEWKAHIKSLKPLGLAILLNTCSPLTHEHYAQFCGHVTAVAMLDKDLVPVTNRYAYALIESSKSFLHGRCLCELAKQIGFTDHATDRFALEGQLASYRHLQPDVVRRDIRFARQLQLSSKVKVPFPHSLSVVMRENPGGYLSLFTQGTADIILDCCDDFWDGIDLRPLSAQDRKRALDFYQRSALTSYCTAFAYRPLRHGIHGALSGPQRSGGDCLYLELPPESKLRMQHVDKNHCDFQGGHHVKLSHSISTDSLLFSESKDEECNDVEGCFEMQCHQVFIGMVTMQYQAQNDIVRLVEHLEQACIRFVHFSKENELRSRVFSEKMGLESGWNCHISLLSEPEPDSEKERTSAKPKEFPENIGKPQATTSTTATTTTTDHENNHHPSAKVMYISPPAPAPATASVSESISAAKTTEIVGDGPEISYLLGPPTNLESSKNLSSSAPGAISNPDECNPLHALDGEEPHSPDSVDSKESSQDSCTKNNPPGDSELEAEPETNKHKQRHSMDSAMDENCRSLSTLTESTDQSAPINFDMSNRAKLPRGIENIRPHLEQVDNVPLQVSLFTDCSAEATRQMLDIMQSYGEIVVCLGSSASNANADIFLQADCSIAVEPLYPQVCQDVDAYTEANIQNNKLLWQRHSGKSKGHDDEELLEGGLQGCAMQSPAHTISPLYLSRLLNSLPCSIAVCRDDPLSLVAIIELSRRFSLGLWNCIQYWACCAGSISILNVLCACLSQPPLITPLLGIYLMCVPVPLIAISLAHIDVDPKIMNRATSKKQTDYDSRAFAFVMWCYGCKFIVLVVSLLVSYWMLLPNTQLNPTPPATEEPVLEIDNDDDPEFYQFLYIARSSALLGIILHFVFISVTFVHRDHALWQRNPFTNRIWAFTCILLVLFHGIICCVQLLLEDIWVQLPNQWVALLILFGGSLLSMLVSELAKFQENKVNARYQRRARLDFGTKLGMNSPF, encoded by the exons ATGGCAGCGAAGCGGACGGAAAGTCCGGAGAAGCGGGCGAGTCCGGAGCACACGCAGCGTGGCCTTACCACAAAGGTAGCGCTGCGGCGTCTGCATGAGGAGATTGAGAAACGGGTGCAGCTGGAGCACGAGCGGCAATACGGAGCAGAGAG CTCATATCGAAAATTGCGTGCGGCCTTTGTGAAGCGGTACGATAGCCCACTGGGTTGGCTTTCCATTGGGAGCAGTTTGCTGGCCAGTGGAGCCCTGCTCGCAACGGGAATGCTATGGCCCGCCTTGTGCCTGCTGGCCATCTTAACGCTTGACCTCTTCGTGGTGGTCCGGGAGAACAACCTGCGGCGCACAGAGATTTTTCGGAAGACGCGGCACGCGCTTTCGGAAATAAAACTAGCGGAGCAGCACTTCAGCGACGATTGGCAGCCATCCAACTATCCGCACCTAAGTAATCCCATGTCGCCCTGCGTTTCCCTGCAGTGGACCTACCGAGATGGAAAAATTGTCAACTTGCCCTGGGCTTTGTTGGTGCGCGGGGATTACATTGTCCTACGACCGGGTCATATTTCACCGGGACCCTGTCACGAGCTGGAGACAAATAAATTCTTTGCGGCCAATGAAATATATGGAGCTGCTCCTCACGGAGATCCACCGGTTAAACCTGTGGCACGTCCTCCGTTGCCCGATCTCGTTTGCTGTTTGGAAAGCACACCCTACCTGGACAACCTTACCGTCTGCCTCAAAAACTCTCTGAAGCGACCGCCCACTATCTACAATCAGCAGCGCTATCTG CTGGTCACCAAATACATACAGCAGTGGGGCTTCATTAGTGCCCTGGTTATCACGCTCATCTCGGGGCTTCTGCGCCTCCATGGCTACGGCCTGCCTACCGACGAGAAGCACAACTGGCGCTTTGTGCTCGTGGAATCCTCGGCGGCGGCCATAGTTCCGCTTTTGCCGCTTATCTTTCCGCTCATGTGGATATCTATGAATCTGTGGGGAATCGCGCGGTTGCAGTGCTTCCTAAAGACGCCTCAGGCTGTCTTGGAAAAGAGTACAAGCAAATCATTTGAAGAGGACTTGGACACTCCCTCGTACAACTATCAGAATATGTCGATGCTTCGTTCCAGTGTGCTTCGGATCTGGATGCAGCTGTGGCGCGGTGACAGCGAACTCTTGCCGCGCTCAGCAAATCTAGTACAGGTGCTGGGCTCCATTTCGGCACTATGCTGTGTGGACAAGAAAGGTATCCTGTCATGGCCCAATCCTACCGCCGAAAAGGTATTCTTCCTGCACAACACAGACGAGGAGGCTCGCGAAGATGGAGCCGGTAGTCAGTCTTCTTCGCAGAGCGAGAGCGACGACGTAccggatgtggatgaggacCACAAGGAGCGCGGCATAGTGGCTGAAGTACTGGATCTCACGCACGACCAACACTGCCCCTTTCGGCTGGAGTTTGACGATCACGAATGGAAGGCACACATCAAGTCCTTGAAGCCACTGG GTCTCGCCATTCTGCTAAATACCTGTTCTCCACTTACCCACGAGCACTACGCACAGTTCTGCGGTCATGTAACCGCGGTGGCTATGCTCGACAAAGATCTGGTACCCGTGACTAATCGGTATGCGTATGCACTCATTGAGTCCAGTAAAAGCTTTTTGCATGG ACGCTGCCTCTGCGAGCTGGCCAAGCAGATTGGATTCACCGACCATGCTACGGATCGGTTCGCGCTGGAGGGTCAATTGGCCAGCTATCGACATTTG CAACCTGATGTTGTGCGAAGGGACATTCGTTTTGCCAGGCAGCTACAGCTGTCCTCCAAGGTGAAGGTTCCATTCCCGCACTCATTGTCTGTGGTAATGCGTGAGAATCCAGGCGGCTATTTGTCACTATTCACACAGGGAACAGCAGACATTATCCTGGACTGCTGCGATGACTTTTGGGACGGCATTGATCTGCGGCCCCTGTCAGCCCAGGATCGCAAGCGTGCATTGGACTTTTACCAGCGCAGCGCGTTGACCTCCTATTGCACAGCCTTCGCCTATCGCCCTCTGAGGCACGGCATTCATGGAGCACTTAGCGGCCCTCAACGGAGTGGAGGTGACTGCTTATATCTGGAGCTACCGCCGGAGTCGAAGCTGCGCATGCAGCACGTGGACAAGAATCACTGCGACTTCCAGGGCGGACATCACGTCAAGTTGAGCCACAGCATTAGCACGGACTCATTGTTATTTTCGGAAAGCAAGGACGAGGAGTGTAACGATGTGGAGGGCTGTTTCGAGATGCAGTGCCATCAGGTGTTCATCGGCATGGTGACAATGCAATACCAAGCACAGAACGATATCGTACGGCTAGTTGAGCATCTCGAACAGGCCTGCATTCGCTTTGTCCACTTTAGCAAAGAAAACGAACTGCGCTCTCGTGTCTTCTCTGAGAAGATGGGTCTAGAGTCCGGATGGAACTGCCACATCTCGCTGCTGAGCGAACCAGAGCCGGACAGTGAGAAGGAGCGGACAAGTGCCAAGCCCAAGGAGTTCCCGGAAAATATTGGTAAACCCCAAGCCACCACCTCAACCACtgccaccaccacaacaacagaCCATGAGAACAACCATCATCCCAGTGCCAAAGTCATGTACATATCGCCCCCCGCACCCGCACCTGCCACCGCATCTGTATCCGAATCCATATCCGCAGCTAAAACCACTGAAATTGTAGGTGACGGCCCAGAAATTAGTTATCTCTTAGGACCGCCAACCAATCTGGAGTCGTCAAAGAACCTCAGCTCTTCAGCTCCTGGTGCCATTTCCAATCCGGATGAGTGCAATCCACTTCATGCCCTCGATGGTGAGGAACCCCATTCCCCTGATAGCGTGGACAGTAAGGAGAGCTCTCAGGATAGCTGCACAAAGAATAACCCACCAGGAGATTCTGAGTTGGAGGCGGAACCCGAAACAAATAAGCACAAGCAGCGCCATTCGATGGACTCCGCCATGGACGAAAACTGCCGTTCCTTAAGCACTCTCACTGAAAGCACAGATCAAAGTGCACCCATCAACTTCGATATGTCCAATAGGGCAAAACTGCCAAGAGGCATTGAAAACATTCGGCCGCATTTGGAACAGGTTGACAACGTCCCACTGCAAGTCTCTCTTTTTACGGACTGCTCAGCGGAAGCCACGCGTCAGATGCTGGACATCATGCAATCCTACGGCGAGATCGTTGTCTGCCTTGGAAGTTCGGCCAGTAATGCCAATGCCGACATTTTCTTGCAGGCCGATTGCAGTATAGCCGTGGAGCCATTGTATCCGCAAGTTTGTCAGGATGTGGACGCGTATACGGAAGCTAATATTCAAAACAACAAACTTTTGTGGCAGCGGCATTCTGGCAAGTCAAAGGGCCATGATGATGAGGAGCTTCTGGAGGGCGGCCTTCAGGGATGCGCCATGCAGTCGCCAGCTCACACCATATCTCCACTGTATTTAAGCCGACTGCTCAACTCTCTGCCCTGTTCAATTGCCGTTTGCCGCGACGACCCGCTTTCGCTGGTGGCCATAATTGAGCTGTCACGTCGCTTCTCCCTGGGCCTGTGGAACTGCATCCAGTACTGGGCATGCTGCGCAGGCTCTATCTCCATTCTGAATGTGCTGTGCGCGTGCCTCTCGCAGCCACCGCTTATAACCCCGCTGCTGGGCATTTATCTGATGTGTGTGCCGGTGCCGCTAATAGCCATTTCGCTAGCTCATATCGATGTGGACCCCAAAATCATGAATCGGGCgacaagcaaaaagcagaCGGACTATGATTCTCGCGCCTTTGCCTTTGTCATGTGGTGCTACGGCTGCAAGTTTATCGTTCTGGTTGTGTCTTTG cttgTTTCCTATTGGATGCTTTTGCCAAACACCCAATTGAATCCCACTCCACCAGCCACTGAGGAACCCGTATTGGAAATCGACAACGATGACGACCCGGAGTTTTATCAATTTCTATACATCGCCCGAAGCTCTGCCTTGCTGGGGATAATCCTACACTTTG ttttcatttcTGTCACCTTTGTGCATCGTGACCATGCGCTCTGGCAGCGCAATCCATTTACCAATCGTATTTGGGCTTTCACATGTATCTTGTTAGTCCTCTTCCACGGTATTATTTGTTGTGTGCAACTGCTTCTGGAGGATATCTGGGTTCAGCTACCCAACCAGTGGGTGGCCTTGTTGATCTTATTTGGTGGCAGCTTGCTAAGTATGCTTGTCAGCGAGCTGGCAAAGTTCCAGGAGAACAA GGTTAACGCGCGCTACCAGCGTCGAGCGCGTCTTGACTTTGGTACCAAGTTGGGCATGAATTCGCCCTTCTAA